The Rhea pennata isolate bPtePen1 chromosome 23, bPtePen1.pri, whole genome shotgun sequence genomic interval TACATTGCAGCTGAGAGCAATGAAGAAAGCCACTTTCATAGCCTCAGCCATGAAAGAGGAGACTTCCTAACTGATTCTTTCTACAGAAGATCAACTGGGTCATAATTAAGGCAAAGTCATTTTCAAAGGAGAGTCGCTTTGCATGATTTATTAACAATTTATTATCCCTCCAGTGCAAAGCAAGACAATTCCCTGCCTTAAAAtgctcatggaaaaaaattccttaaCCCAGGGCATCCAATAGGCTGTCcctgaaaaatgctttgctcCACCATGGTGCTAAGGGAATACAATCCATGTTTTCAGATGTATGTGTCAAAACGCAGCTTCCAATGTGCAACTGAGCCCACTGGTCTGCTGCTGAGCTGGAAACTTGCCTCTTCAGACCAGAGGATTATCTTAGAATAACTTTTCCTCCCGCTGTTTTTCACTGTATCTTGTTTATGAACCAGCTATGCAGAGAGTGACTCCTAGGACAGTGATCAGCATTCCTGCCACAGCCCCTACAAACATAAACAGTAACCACAccaaaaacaccaaagagacCAAAACAGAATATGGTCGCCTATGCTATCAAGTTAGCAAATACATGCAGGAGGCACTGtgacaaaatgtatttcaagtCAAACTTACTTTTACCACCAATATCCTCTCCTAGAATCTTCCCAGTCACTAGTGTGGCTATCAAAGCCAGAGAGTTACAGAGTGGTACTGCCAGGGACAGATCTGAAATTGAACAGTTTCAACACAAAAATGAGTGATCTTATACAAATCACAGGCACTAAGTATGTAAGTGACTTTGCTGCTATTATAGTGCAGCTGCTGGATGTTTAGCTGGGCCACTAGACTAATGAAAAAGACTGCTCCCCTCAAAATCCCAATCCACCCACTccacaaaagcaaagagaactAACCTGTGGATGCCAAGGTGAAATAGAAGAGGAGTGATCCACATTGATTGAGCAGAAATGGCACCATATACtgcaaggagaacagaaatTTGTCAGTCACTGCACACACAACAATCGGGTGTCCCACAGAAACAGCACCGGGAGTGGCCAATGAAGGAGCCCAGACCCTTTGCTCTGTGGTTTGTTTagcagcagaaatgcagtgCACTAGTGATTCTGCTGCCAGTAACAAACTGTTCAATGTCTTAGTTTCCCAACCCACAAAAGGCAGACAGCGCttattttgtacaaaataaGACTTAATGACTTGAAGTCTACAAAGTGGTCTAAATTCTgcaaggggagagcagtgctgtAGGCAAGTAAGTGAAGTATTAGGGAGAATAAATAATTCTGATGATAGCTGGACTATTTGGtagttcaaataaaaatagcaagtcTAGAAATGACTGGATAGAAATGACCCCAAAGGCAGTTTAACACCCAGGTATTTCCCTCTCCCAGCAGCCAGAGCGGGGTCGCACCTTGTAGTTGAGGCCCAGAAAGCGGATCTCAGCAAGCAGCTGCCGcaggcggccccggccccggacCTGCtccagccccgcggcgcccgtcCGCAGGAACGGCCCagtgctgccccacagcacagccACCAGCACCAGCGCCGCTGCCTCTCCTGCGGCACAGCTATGCCTCAGCGGGCTGCTGAACCCAGCAAGCATCGGGCCTGGCTTGCTGTCATCCCCCCATGGCGGCCCGCGCTGGGGAGGTGCAAAGGCCACGTCCTGCTCTGGGATACCCCGCACTGGGCCCAGCTTGCCACAAAATGCCCCCTCAGGGCAGGCCCCACACCAGGCCCGGCCTCCCGCCATGTCCCCGCTCAGGGCAGGCCCCACACCAGGCCCGGCCTCCCGCTATACCCCTCAGAGGGAAGGCCCCACACCAGGCCCGGCCTCCCGCCATGTCCCTGCTCAGGGAAGGCCCCACACCAGGCCCGGCCTCCCGCCATGTCCCCACTCAGGGAAGGCCCCACACCAGGCCCGGCCTCCTGCTATACCCCTCAGAGGGCAGGCCCCACACCGGGCCCGGCCATCCCGCCATGTCCCCGCTCAGGGCAGGCCCCACACCAAGCCCGGCCTCCCGCTATACCCCTCAGAGGGAAGGCCCCACACCGGGCCCATCCCGCTGCCATGTCCCCCCTCAAGGAAGGCCCTACAACGGGCCCGGCCTCCCGCCATGTCCCTCCTCAGGAAGCGCCCCACACCGAGCCCGGGGCTACGTCCCCCTGAGCCCCACACCGGCTCCCTAGCAACCGGGCACCCCGGAAGCTCACCCGCCGACGCCATAGCTACGGTGACGCACTTCCGCCCGGCGGCGGGAAGGGTGGTCTCTGTGACCCGGAAGCGGTCGGTGTGTCTCACCATCCTGTCAGGGCCGCCGCCATGGTGAGTGGGGGCTagcgggggccggggcccggggccgaggccgccggggccggggccggggccggggcctaGTCGGTCCCTGCTGCCcccaatcccccccccccgcagcctaggagccccgcgcggggccgaggccgcGCCTCGTCGGGGACGTTAAATGGCGTTTccccccgctccgctccccgcagAAGCCGATCCTGCTGCAGGGCCACGAGCGCTCAATCACGCAGATCAAGTACAACCGCGAGGGAGACCTGCTCTTCACCGTAGCCAAGGACCCCGTGAGTGCGgctcccccctctccccgcgTGGAgactgttccccccccccccccgccacgcacacacacacacgtgtgtggTGGTAAAAAGTGGTAATTCAGCACAGCGGGGTCGGCTCTTAACGGGCCTGGCTGCCTCATCAGTACGGTGAAGGGGGGGGATGCGTGACTCTTTTTCTCCCAGATCGTCAATGTTTGGTACTCGATCAATGGAGAGAGGCTTGGCACGTACAACGGCCACACGGGAGCTGTCTGGTGCGTGGACGCAGACTGTATCCTTTGGTTGCTCGAAGCAGGTTGCTGGAAGCAGCTTGTCCCAGTCGGTGATTTCctctcagctgtgctgctgcccttccTGAAAAGGCATGCAGGGGCATCGCAATGCAATTAGCTGCGTCTTTGCCTTGCTGCTTGTGGTGAGCAACATGCGCCCTCTGCTTTCACTTGTGCTTCATTGCTTTGGGACCCTGGGAGTTGTGGGAGGGTGCCCGAGTCACACAGGATCTTCTGTCTCTAATGCCAGCAGCAGATAACGCAGATAGAAATGTGCAAATGTTATGTTAGTGTGGGAATTGGagccttttcctttaatacttCAAATAGAAAGTTGGGGTTTTGCAATAGGAGTGCTTGGACCTGGTGTCTGTACTGAAGTACTGCCAGTCCTGGAATGGAAGTTGCTCAGTCTGCAATTTCTCTGTGTAATAATGCTTTTCTAAATCTTATATGTAACTGTTAGCAGTGTATCTAGACAGTAGCTTTTTGGAACAGGGAGCCTGTTGAGATTCCCTAACTGATGATCTAGGGGACACACGACATGTGCTCACTGGCTCTGCAGACAACAGCTGTCGGCTCTGGGACTGTGAAACAGGTAAGACTCTCCCCCAAAGCTGCTTTGTTTGACTCACACCTCTGCCCTTGGAGTACGTGGTGGCAGCATCACCTGTACTtgttttaaccttttaaaacaTATCTGAATCCCAACAGACTGTTTGAGGAAAAGGTTTGCTTTTGCTCCTGGTCTCTAATGAACATTTAGTTAATTTACTCATCTCACTGCCCAGCTAGTCCGTGTATTGTTAATGCTTGCAGGTCACCGAACCTGCTTGTCAACATGTCGGATGCTCTCACCGTTGCTCCAACCTTGTATTTAAACTGATCATTTTCATTAATCTTGCTATGAAAGACCCGATGAGGTAACGCTTTCTGCCCTGTGTTTAGGAAAGCAGCTTGCTCTAGTGAAGACTAGCTCAGCTGTGAGGACATGTGGCTTTGACTTTGGAGGAAACATCATCATGTTTTCCACAGACAAGCAGATGGGATATCAGTGTTTTGTGAGCTTCTTTGACCTTCGTGACTCCAGCCAGATTGGTAAGGAATCTGGGCCATGCCGGCACAAGGGACTTAAGGGGAAGTGCTGATAGCTGGAACTGGTGCCATTCTgtctatctgtctgtctgtctccttccttcctgcctacagagaaaaatgagccTTACATGAAAATACCCTGTAGCGACTCAAAAATCACAAGTGCTGTGTGGGGCCCTCTAGGAGAATTCATCATTGCAGGACACGAGAGTGGAGAGCTGAACCAGTTCAGTGCCAAGGTCAGTATGATAAGAAGCAGTCTCTCCCTCTGGCATCTGTGTGGGGGAGGATACGGCAGTGTTCCTGTTGTGGCTGTGGGGCAGAATAAGGACTTTTGGCTCAAACCAGCAGACTTGTGGAAAGACTAGTTAAAATACACGGTTTCTCTGAGCAAGGTTAATGTATCAGTGTTGGCCCTGTTGCTGAAAGTGACACctcctaaattatttttaatgtagagGTTGCGTGTACAGAGGATCTTTCTACACTTACTTCACTTGTCAGCACACTGAAACTGCCCTCTCTATTCTTCAGTCAGGGGAGCAGCTTTCTAACATCAAGGAGCACACCAAGCAAATCAATGATATTCAGACCTCCAGGGACATGACCATGTTCATCACTGCCTccaaggacaacacagctaAGGTGAGGCCTCCTATGGACTCTGACACTTGCTTGCAGAACCCTGCTCAAAGACATGGCTGTCTCAGAGGTTTACTCCTTAAAATTTTGAGAAGGCGTGAAGTCAAAGCTCAGTGGGAAAGTTCAGTGAGCAAGGGGAGGCCCTGCTGTATTAGATTAGCACACAGGCATTGGAGTCAGTATTGCCAAAACTGTGATTGCAGTTTGTTGCTTCCAGGAGGTGACAGAGTTGGGAGTTACCTTAGGCTGGTGTTTTGGGAGTCTATGAAATGTCTTGGGGATTTAGGCACCCGTGAATGGCTGTAGAGGCTGGAACACATCTGCTCAGGTGAAGACTGGCAGCCAGCGGCTGTATGAGTTAATTGCTTTATAATTTTTGTTGCCCGTGCAAAAAATAACGGCGTATGCTTGTAAGTTGATGATTCTGTCAGAAATTTTGCAGAGTAACTCTCTGTTCCTTTTGCCTCCTAGCTCTTTGATTGCACAACGCTTGAGCATCTGAAGACGTTTCGGACAGAGCGACCAGTGAACTCTGCAGCGCTCTCCCCCATTTTTGATCATGTAAGAATGATCTTATTAGGTCTTACTGTGATTCCTGCATTGTCCTAGGTAGAGGGAATGGGAGGTGCATGCAAGTGTGTATGTAGAGGAGAATCTTGTAGTTTCTGGTGTGGGGATGTGAGGAGGATGATAGAAAGTGATACTCATCCTATTTACTGGTGTTTCTAGTGCTGCtaccctttcttttctttgtgcttaGATTGTATCCTGGGTGCAGGAAGCCCTGCAAGCACATACTGTGCATTGCTTCATCATTTGTCACTGTGTGCTGCTGGGGGCTGGTGTGAAGCAGGTGCCTGTAAACTAGTTTCTGGCAGAGGCAACACAGTGGGGAAAGGCTTTGCCTGCTGAGCCTTGCGGCAGGGAAGCGAGGACTTTCCCAGTAAGGCAGTGCATCAGAGAAGCATGGCTGTGAGCCTGGCCTGCTCAGAGTTGTTGTAGTGTCTATCAGCGTAAACACTTGTGAGATTGTGGTGCCGCCTGGCAGCTCTGACGGTGGTAGCGATGCTATCGCTGGCTTCGTGACGCTGGCTGGGAAtgtggaggggagggaggcgTGCTGAGCTCCTTGTGAAATTCCACCAGGAAGGCATGGTGTGACCAGCCCAGTCTGTGCTAAAAAATGTGGTGCTGGGGTAGGCCCAGGGAACTCAGCTGCTGTCTGCTGTAGGAGACAAGGCTTTGTGTACTccatctgggaaaaaaaaaaaaaagagtgtctGTGAGGCAGCAACTTCTCTGGAACTGGAACCTGGCCTGTTAATGGGTTTGTGCGGTCTGTTGAGTTAGTAGGAGGCTTCCCCAAGACTTGGCTATCTGCTTTCCTGACTCCTGCCAGCTGTGTGTGGTGCAAGCAGCACTGAGGTGTTGtgacttc includes:
- the TMEM234 gene encoding transmembrane protein 234 isoform X2, which gives rise to MAGGRAWCGACPEGAFCGKLGPVRGIPEQDVAFAPPQRGPPWGDDSKPGPMLAGFSSPLRHSCAAGEAAALVLVAVLWGSTGPFLRTGAAGLEQVRGRGRLRQLLAEIRFLGLNYKYMVPFLLNQCGSLLFYFTLASTDLSLAVPLCNSLALIATLVTGKILGEDIGGKRAVAGMLITVLGVTLCIAGS
- the TMEM234 gene encoding transmembrane protein 234 isoform X1; the protein is MAGGRAWCGACPEGAFCGKLGPVRGIPEQDVAFAPPQRGPPWGDDSKPGPMLAGFSSPLRHSCAAGEAAALVLVAVLWGSTGPFLRTGAAGLEQVRGRGRLRQLLAEIRFLGLNYKYMVPFLLNQCGSLLFYFTLASTDLSLAVPLCNSLALIATLVTGKILGEDIGGKSCLTKRKHFSDGILLRRCSLNGCLLESASCCAKSGAPVGSSGTMNICL
- the EIF3I gene encoding eukaryotic translation initiation factor 3 subunit I, which translates into the protein MKPILLQGHERSITQIKYNREGDLLFTVAKDPIVNVWYSINGERLGTYNGHTGAVWCVDADWDTRHVLTGSADNSCRLWDCETGKQLALVKTSSAVRTCGFDFGGNIIMFSTDKQMGYQCFVSFFDLRDSSQIEKNEPYMKIPCSDSKITSAVWGPLGEFIIAGHESGELNQFSAKSGEQLSNIKEHTKQINDIQTSRDMTMFITASKDNTAKLFDCTTLEHLKTFRTERPVNSAALSPIFDHVVLGGGQEAMDVTTTSTRIGKFEARFFHLAFEEEFGRVKGHFGPINSVAFHPDGKSYSSGGEDGYVRIHYFDPQYFEFEFEA